One Anthonomus grandis grandis chromosome 15, icAntGran1.3, whole genome shotgun sequence DNA segment encodes these proteins:
- the LOC126745422 gene encoding uncharacterized protein LOC126745422: MGHGGPRYFLSGIVYYTLSPFVLKPKVASVHGVLNMIRRIKDEAGYVCTPLLVAYLTYRNCEYLHEKYKRKQPGDYANDK, translated from the exons ATGGGACACGGTGGACCTCGTTATTTCCTCTCTGGTATCGTGTACTATACATTGTCTCCGTTTGTTTTAAAACCCAAAGTCGCAAGTGTACACGGAGTGTTGAATATGATTAGACGAATAAAGGACGAGGCCGGTTACGTTTGCACAC CTTTGCTGGTAGCCTACTTGACGTACAGAAACTGCGAATACCTGCACGAGAAGTACAAACGAAAACAACCAGGTGATTATGCCAATGACAAGTGA